One genomic segment of Streptomyces sp. TLI_146 includes these proteins:
- a CDS encoding GntR family transcriptional regulator, translating to MGDLKQRNLITAQERLRDQVAHALRAALVAGELRPGNIYSAPGLAADFGISATPVREAMLDLAREGLVEPVRNKGFRITEVSERDLDQYTELRAMIEVPTVGKVTQIATVEQLEELRPVAEEIVAHARDHNLIGYLDADRRFHLQLLGLAGNERLVETVGDLRKRSRLYGLTRLDERGQLISSAEEHIELLDLMVAGDELAAEECMARHLGHVRSLWAQARDEPVEPRPKRTLGNR from the coding sequence ATGGGCGACCTGAAGCAGCGCAATCTCATCACGGCCCAGGAACGGCTGCGCGACCAGGTCGCCCACGCCCTGCGCGCCGCCCTGGTCGCCGGTGAACTCCGCCCCGGCAACATCTACTCCGCCCCCGGCCTCGCCGCGGACTTCGGCATCTCGGCCACCCCGGTCCGCGAGGCGATGCTCGACCTGGCCCGCGAAGGACTCGTCGAACCCGTACGGAACAAGGGCTTTCGCATCACCGAGGTGAGCGAGCGCGACCTCGACCAGTACACGGAACTGCGCGCGATGATCGAGGTGCCCACCGTCGGCAAGGTGACGCAGATCGCCACCGTGGAGCAGCTGGAGGAACTGCGGCCCGTCGCCGAGGAGATCGTCGCCCACGCGCGCGACCACAACCTCATCGGCTATCTCGACGCCGACCGCCGCTTCCACCTCCAGCTCCTCGGCCTCGCCGGGAACGAGCGGCTCGTCGAGACCGTCGGCGACCTGCGCAAGCGCTCCCGTCTTTACGGACTGACCCGGCTCGACGAGCGCGGCCAGCTCATCTCCTCGGCCGAGGAGCACATCGAGCTCCTCGACCTGATGGTGGCGGGCGACGAGCTCGCCGCCGAGGAGTGCATGGCCCGCCACCTCGGCCATGTCCGCTCGCTGTGGGCGCAGGCCCGCGACGAGCCGGTGGAGCCGCGCCCCAAGCGCACCCTGGGCAACCGCTGA
- a CDS encoding MFS transporter, with the protein MTSSQPTPTTDTAAPDRGGGGKGIALLVIASCQLMVVLDITIVNIALPHIQSALDFSTTSLAWVVSAYTLTFGGLLLLGGRTGDILGRRRVFVFGVVLFAIASLLGGLSQDSGQLLAARAFQGVGGAIASPTALALITTTFTEGPERNRAFGVFAAVSAGGGAIGLLAGGLLVEWLDWRWVFFVNVPIAALIVLATPRHIQESERHPGHFDFTGALTSTLGMTALVYGFIRAAQEGWRDPYTLGSFGAAVLLLVAFFLVERRSERPITPLHMFADRNRAGTYGIMLSLAAAIFGMFFFLTLFVQNVLGFSPLKAGLAFLPVSAVIAVGAGIASQLLPKYGPKPFMVTGSVLAAAGLSWLTLTDIHSTYAGSILGPMLVFSLGMGLNFVSLTLMAVSGVPVHETGAASGMLNATQQVGGSLGLSILVTVFGTASRNEASDQVPKFLHQATPAERLAFQRTGKLPRPWSDQVLASGVSTAFIVAAIFAVVAAVIALLVIQVRPADLERLQGGMTPGP; encoded by the coding sequence ATGACGAGTTCGCAGCCGACACCCACGACCGACACCGCCGCCCCCGACCGCGGAGGCGGCGGCAAGGGGATCGCGCTCCTGGTCATCGCCTCGTGCCAGTTGATGGTGGTGCTCGACATCACCATCGTGAACATCGCGCTTCCGCACATCCAGAGCGCCCTGGACTTCTCCACGACCAGCCTGGCCTGGGTGGTGAGCGCCTACACGCTCACCTTCGGCGGGCTGCTGCTGCTCGGCGGCCGGACCGGCGACATCCTCGGCAGACGCCGGGTGTTCGTCTTCGGCGTCGTGCTCTTCGCGATCGCCTCCCTGCTGGGCGGACTCTCCCAGGACTCCGGCCAGTTGCTGGCCGCGCGCGCCTTCCAGGGCGTCGGCGGCGCCATCGCCTCGCCGACCGCGCTGGCCCTGATCACCACCACGTTCACCGAAGGCCCCGAGCGCAACCGGGCGTTCGGCGTCTTCGCGGCGGTCTCCGCGGGCGGCGGCGCGATCGGCCTGCTCGCCGGCGGCCTGCTCGTCGAATGGCTCGACTGGCGCTGGGTGTTCTTCGTCAACGTGCCGATCGCGGCGCTGATCGTCCTCGCGACGCCCCGGCACATCCAGGAGTCCGAGCGCCATCCGGGCCACTTCGACTTCACCGGCGCGCTCACCTCGACGCTCGGCATGACCGCGCTGGTGTACGGCTTCATCCGCGCCGCCCAGGAGGGCTGGCGCGACCCGTACACCCTGGGGTCCTTCGGCGCCGCCGTACTGCTGCTCGTGGCGTTCTTCCTGGTGGAGCGGCGTTCGGAGCGGCCCATCACGCCGCTGCACATGTTCGCCGACCGCAACCGCGCGGGCACCTACGGCATCATGCTGAGCCTCGCCGCCGCGATCTTCGGCATGTTCTTCTTCCTCACGCTGTTCGTGCAGAACGTGCTGGGCTTCAGCCCGCTGAAGGCCGGGCTCGCGTTCCTGCCGGTCAGCGCCGTCATCGCGGTGGGCGCGGGGATCGCCTCGCAGCTGCTGCCCAAGTACGGCCCCAAGCCCTTCATGGTGACGGGCTCGGTCCTGGCCGCGGCGGGCCTGTCGTGGCTGACGCTCACCGACATCCACTCCACGTACGCGGGCAGCATCCTGGGCCCGATGCTCGTCTTCAGCCTCGGCATGGGCCTGAACTTCGTCTCGCTGACGCTGATGGCCGTCTCGGGCGTGCCCGTGCACGAGACGGGCGCGGCCTCCGGCATGCTCAACGCCACCCAGCAGGTGGGCGGCTCGCTGGGCCTGTCCATCCTGGTCACGGTCTTCGGCACGGCCAGCCGCAACGAGGCGAGCGACCAGGTGCCCAAGTTCCTGCACCAGGCGACCCCCGCCGAGCGCCTGGCGTTCCAGCGCACCGGCAAGCTCCCGCGCCCCTGGAGCGACCAGGTGCTCGCCTCCGGGGTCTCCACCGCCTTCATCGTGGCCGCGATCTTCGCGGTTGTGGCCGCGGTGATCGCCCTGCTGGTCATCCAGGTCCGCCCCGCGGACCTGGAGCGCCTCCAGGGCGGAATGACCCCCGGTCCCTGA
- a CDS encoding UDP-N-acetylglucosamine 1-carboxyvinyltransferase encodes MSDDYLVRIGKLIRDARQHRGWTQTQLAEALGTSQSAVNRIERGNQNISLEMIARIGEALDSEIVSLGYAGPMHLRVVGRRRLSGSIDVKTSKNACVALLCGSLLNKGRTVLRRVARIEEVFRLLEVLNSIGVRTRWINDGVDLEIVPPADLDMDGMDAEAARRTRSIIMFLGPLLHRMDRFRLPYAGGCDLGTRTIEPHMIALRRFGLDITATEGIYHAEVTRTAPDRPIVLTERGDTVTENALLAAARNDGVTVIRNASSNYMVQDLCFFLEALGVRVDGVGTTTLTVHGVPDIDVDVDYSPSEDPVEAMSLLAAAVVTESELTIRRVPIEFLEIELAVLEEMGLDHDRSAEYAADNGRTRLIDLTVRPSKLEAPIDKIHPMPFPGLNIDNVPFFAAIAAVAQGKTLIHDWVYDNRAIYLTDLNRLGGRLQLLDPHRVLVEGPTRWRAAEMMCPPALRPAVVVLLAMMAAEGTSVLRNVYVINRGYEELAERLNSVGAQIEIFRDI; translated from the coding sequence ATGTCAGACGACTACCTCGTACGCATCGGCAAGCTCATCCGTGACGCCCGGCAGCACCGGGGCTGGACGCAGACGCAGTTGGCCGAGGCTCTGGGCACGAGCCAGAGCGCCGTGAACCGCATCGAGCGCGGGAACCAGAACATCAGCCTTGAGATGATCGCCCGCATCGGCGAAGCACTCGACAGCGAGATCGTCTCCCTCGGCTACGCCGGGCCCATGCATCTGCGGGTGGTCGGCCGGCGCCGGCTCTCCGGCTCCATCGACGTCAAGACGAGCAAGAACGCCTGCGTGGCGCTGCTCTGCGGCTCGCTCCTCAACAAGGGCCGCACCGTGCTGCGCCGGGTGGCCCGTATCGAAGAGGTCTTCCGGCTCCTGGAGGTCCTGAACTCCATCGGGGTGCGCACCCGCTGGATCAATGACGGCGTCGACCTGGAGATCGTGCCCCCGGCCGACCTCGACATGGACGGCATGGACGCGGAGGCCGCCCGCCGGACCCGCTCCATCATCATGTTCCTGGGCCCGCTGCTGCACCGCATGGACCGCTTCCGGCTGCCCTACGCGGGCGGCTGCGACCTCGGTACGCGCACCATCGAGCCGCACATGATCGCCCTGCGCCGCTTCGGCCTGGACATCACGGCCACCGAGGGCATCTACCACGCCGAGGTGACGCGGACCGCCCCGGACCGCCCGATCGTGCTGACCGAGCGCGGCGACACGGTGACCGAGAACGCGCTGCTGGCCGCCGCCCGCAACGACGGCGTCACCGTCATCCGCAACGCCTCCTCCAACTACATGGTCCAGGACCTCTGCTTCTTCCTGGAGGCGCTGGGCGTACGGGTCGACGGCGTCGGCACCACCACGCTGACCGTGCACGGCGTGCCGGACATCGACGTCGACGTCGACTACTCGCCGTCCGAGGACCCGGTCGAGGCGATGAGCCTGCTGGCCGCCGCGGTGGTCACCGAGTCGGAGCTGACGATCCGTCGGGTGCCGATCGAGTTCCTGGAGATCGAGCTCGCGGTCCTGGAGGAGATGGGCCTGGACCACGACCGCTCGGCGGAGTACGCGGCCGACAACGGCCGCACCCGGCTGATCGACCTCACGGTCCGCCCCTCCAAGCTGGAGGCGCCGATCGACAAGATCCACCCGATGCCGTTCCCCGGCCTCAACATCGACAACGTGCCGTTCTTCGCGGCGATCGCGGCCGTGGCGCAGGGCAAGACCCTCATCCACGACTGGGTCTACGACAACCGTGCGATCTACCTCACGGACCTCAACCGCCTCGGCGGCCGCCTCCAGCTCCTCGACCCGCACCGGGTGCTCGTCGAGGGCCCGACCCGCTGGCGCGCGGCGGAGATGATGTGCCCGCCCGCGCTGCGCCCGGCGGTGGTGGTCCTGCTCGCGATGATGGCGGCGGAGGGCACGTCCGTACTGCGCAATGTGTACGTGATCAACCGCGGCTACGAGGAGCTGGCGGAGCGGCTCAACTCGGTGGGCGCACAGATCGAGATCTTCCGGGACATTTAA
- the acnA gene encoding aconitate hydratase AcnA produces the protein MSANSFDARSTLQVGDESYEIFKLDKVEGSARLPYSLKVLLENLLRTEDGANITADHIRALGGWDSQAQPSQEIQFTPARVIMQDFTGVPCVVDLATMREAVKELGGDPAKVNPLSPAELVIDHSVIADKFGTKDAFAQNVELEYGRNKERYQFLRWGQTAFDDFKVVPPGTGIVHQVNIEHLARTVMVRNGQAYPDTLVGTDSHTTMVNGLGVLGWGVGGIEAEAAMLGQPVSMLIPRVVGFKLTGELNPGTTATDLVLTITEMLRKHGVVGKFVEFYGEGVAATSLANRATIGNMSPEFGSTAAIFPIDGETLKYLRLTGRSEQQVALVEAYAKEQGLWLDPAAEPDFSEKLELDLSTVVPSIAGPKRPQDRIVLANAAQQFALDVRNYVEDDDEAGKESFPASDAPAATNGVPSRPTTVVAADGSTYEIDHGAVTVAAITSCTNTSNPYVMVAAALVAKKAVEKGLSRKPWVKTTLAPGSKVVTDYFDKAGLTPYLDKMGFNLVGYGCTTCIGNSGPLDEEISKAVNEHDLAVTSVLSGNRNFEGRINPDVKMNYLASPPLVVAYAIAGSMKVDITTEAIGTDTDGNPVFLKDIWPTEAEVNDVVANAIGEDMFNKSYQDVFAGDAQWQSLPIPTGNTFEWDPQSTYVRKPPYFEGMQMETTPVTDITGARVLAKLGDSVTTDHISPAGAIKADTPAGKYLTEHGVSRRDFNSYGSRRGNHEVMIRGTFANIRLRNQIAPGTEGGFTRDFTVEGAPVSFIYDASQNYQAAGIPLVILAGKEYGSGSSRDWAAKGTALLGVKAVVAESYERIHRSNLIGMGVLPLQFPEGATAASLGLTGEETFSITGVTELNDGTTPRTVKVTTDTGVEFDAVVRIDTPGEADYYRNGGIMQYVLRNLIRN, from the coding sequence GTGTCGGCGAACAGCTTCGACGCCCGCAGCACGCTGCAGGTGGGCGACGAGTCGTACGAGATCTTCAAGCTGGACAAGGTCGAGGGCTCCGCGCGCCTCCCCTACAGCCTGAAGGTGCTGCTGGAGAACCTGCTCCGTACCGAGGACGGCGCGAACATCACCGCCGACCACATCCGGGCGCTCGGCGGCTGGGACTCCCAGGCGCAGCCCAGCCAGGAGATCCAGTTCACGCCGGCCCGCGTGATCATGCAGGACTTCACCGGCGTGCCCTGTGTCGTCGACCTCGCCACCATGCGCGAGGCCGTCAAGGAGCTCGGCGGCGACCCGGCGAAGGTCAACCCGCTCTCCCCGGCCGAGCTGGTCATCGACCACTCCGTCATCGCCGACAAGTTCGGCACCAAGGATGCGTTCGCGCAGAACGTGGAGCTGGAGTACGGCCGCAACAAGGAGCGCTACCAGTTCCTGCGCTGGGGCCAGACCGCCTTCGACGACTTCAAGGTTGTCCCGCCGGGCACCGGCATCGTCCACCAGGTCAACATCGAGCACCTCGCTCGTACGGTCATGGTCCGCAACGGCCAGGCCTACCCCGACACCCTGGTCGGCACCGACTCGCACACCACCATGGTCAACGGCCTCGGTGTGCTGGGCTGGGGCGTCGGCGGCATCGAGGCCGAGGCCGCGATGCTCGGCCAGCCGGTCTCGATGCTCATCCCGCGCGTCGTCGGCTTCAAGCTGACCGGCGAGCTGAACCCGGGCACCACCGCCACCGACCTGGTCCTCACGATCACCGAGATGCTGCGCAAGCACGGCGTCGTCGGCAAGTTCGTCGAGTTCTACGGTGAGGGCGTCGCCGCCACCTCGCTGGCCAACCGCGCCACCATCGGCAACATGTCGCCGGAGTTCGGCTCCACCGCCGCGATCTTCCCGATCGACGGCGAGACGCTGAAGTACCTGCGTCTGACCGGCCGCTCCGAGCAGCAGGTCGCGCTGGTCGAGGCGTACGCCAAGGAGCAGGGCCTGTGGCTGGACCCGGCCGCCGAGCCCGACTTCTCCGAGAAGCTGGAGCTCGACCTCTCCACGGTCGTCCCCTCCATCGCCGGCCCGAAGCGCCCGCAGGACCGCATCGTCCTGGCCAACGCCGCCCAGCAGTTCGCCCTTGACGTGCGCAACTACGTCGAGGACGACGACGAGGCGGGCAAGGAGTCCTTCCCGGCCTCCGACGCCCCGGCCGCCACCAACGGCGTCCCGAGCCGCCCGACCACCGTGGTCGCCGCCGACGGTTCGACGTACGAGATCGACCACGGCGCCGTCACCGTCGCCGCGATCACCTCCTGCACCAACACCTCGAACCCGTACGTGATGGTCGCCGCGGCCCTCGTCGCGAAGAAGGCGGTCGAGAAGGGCCTGTCCCGCAAGCCGTGGGTCAAGACCACGCTCGCCCCGGGCTCGAAGGTCGTCACGGACTACTTCGACAAGGCCGGTCTGACGCCCTACCTCGACAAGATGGGCTTCAACCTGGTCGGCTACGGCTGCACCACCTGCATCGGCAACTCGGGCCCGCTGGACGAGGAGATCTCGAAGGCGGTCAACGAGCACGACCTCGCGGTCACCTCGGTGCTCTCCGGCAACCGCAACTTCGAGGGCCGGATCAACCCCGACGTCAAGATGAACTACCTGGCGTCCCCGCCGCTGGTCGTCGCGTACGCCATCGCCGGTTCGATGAAGGTCGACATCACCACCGAGGCCATCGGCACCGACACCGACGGAAACCCGGTCTTCCTCAAGGACATCTGGCCGACCGAGGCCGAGGTCAACGACGTCGTGGCCAACGCCATCGGCGAGGACATGTTCAACAAGTCCTACCAGGACGTCTTCGCGGGTGACGCGCAGTGGCAGTCGCTGCCGATCCCGACCGGCAACACCTTCGAGTGGGACCCGCAGTCCACCTACGTCCGCAAGCCCCCTTACTTCGAGGGCATGCAGATGGAGACGACCCCGGTCACCGACATCACGGGCGCGCGCGTCCTGGCGAAGCTGGGCGACTCGGTCACCACCGACCACATCTCCCCGGCCGGTGCGATCAAGGCCGACACCCCCGCTGGCAAGTACCTCACGGAGCACGGCGTCAGCCGCCGCGACTTCAACTCCTACGGCTCGCGCCGTGGCAACCACGAGGTCATGATCCGCGGCACGTTTGCCAACATCCGCCTGCGCAACCAGATCGCGCCGGGCACCGAGGGCGGCTTCACCCGCGACTTCACGGTCGAGGGCGCCCCGGTCTCCTTCATCTACGACGCCTCCCAGAACTACCAGGCCGCCGGCATCCCGCTGGTCATCCTGGCGGGCAAGGAGTACGGCTCGGGCTCGTCCCGCGACTGGGCCGCCAAGGGCACGGCGCTGCTCGGCGTCAAGGCCGTCGTCGCCGAGTCCTACGAGCGCATCCACCGCTCGAACCTCATCGGCATGGGCGTCCTCCCGCTCCAGTTCCCCGAGGGCGCCACGGCGGCGTCGCTGGGCCTGACGGGCGAGGAGACCTTCTCCATCACGGGCGTCACCGAGCTGAACGACGGCACGACCCCGCGCACGGTGAAGGTCACCACGGACACGGGCGTGGAGTTCGACGCGGTGGTCCGCATCGACACCCCCGGCGAGGCGGACTACTACCGCAACGGCGGCATCATGCAGTACGTGCTGCGGAACCTGATCCGTAACTAG
- a CDS encoding polymorphic toxin-type HINT domain-containing protein has translation MASLLGATPATASDDPSAVDFRGQVVELWEAGGAGTKEEAEKALLGSDEDIKRFLTDVPTIQVVDDRVAVSRIINVGGTGVRTAAKKALASKNPDDVAAFLRDGWKAPFETDQRAEVSRIINFGGTGVKDAGKAALEGSQEDVAKFLADGQYDARKIDNRVKVSKLINSGGPAMKAAGKVALQGSPEDVVEFLEIGQFTARNRDQERASIAQLNEQAIQAGQQAEEATQAAQEASAKAVAASELAMTAAKTAADETKEAKAEAKMAAAKAKQAAAAAKAAAAAAQTAIDAANAANRSARVAALAAAQTASAAAAAANAADDAYNASLAALGDKSKAEAAKNYAQNARKAAALATTSAAAAEQAGKASVAAGAAAKASADAGANADAAAASADEANASAEAAGIHSGEAQAAAAETRRHAREANRAAAAAQALANKSAEAAFEARDHAKKAAAHAEKAADAAEDAAKYAGDATKLATEAGTQAAKAKEAADDASAAVASAKKLFAIARDTEAEDLTARNHAAVERAKSNKAASDEFTKQLAQVALEDTNITNDAAALAADADKAGADTKDIAAKGRAVALRALKHYGSWRQEAAARALSGEDADVLEYLRTGITKAAADEVRQQVTDLASNSPYETVRAGATEALKGSDQQVRDFYATGQYEVAAIDYRVLISKINNDGGPSVKEASKAALADGSAKAMSAFLNSGQYEARNIDERVLASKLVNDGGPEVKGAALAALQGPADQLHSFIQAGQYMADRKDQLTNNHVAQVQRLINEADGVAATAQKNSYLAAQAAFLAGNAKDKANAAAAEADRNAKRAADFASAAKDSADQAQASANQAAKSAQTARNAADAADRDAADAAESAAQAEFSASYARVSAKEADSSAADAHAAALAAGKSSTEANTLASQAWADVMKKRQAEEAEERRLAEEQRKQQEQGKRKKHKCIQFMSRDSLAPCVYNEDAIIVQPTVDMGLAKLLLKGGMEVLGATDVLDCFKNPSLGKCTLAAAGVLPVGKLKLLKKGAEGIEDIAKSSRAGRVIKCATCFLAGTKILMADASAKSIESVKIGDRVVSTDPATGKTEQQEVSDLIITDYDKSFNELDIATDRGSELLTATQEHPFWSPSEKKWVEASDLRAGMTLQTADGSAAAVQSNTPFTKRARTYNLTVDSLHTYYVFAGHTPVLVHNDICGVRVSSMASDWATKGAHLHVGSDEVRVFANETGIGGKPLRMSGGWASDKSVQKVLETLKNSRELRQDLIAKSRAAMKEMNSHNWGNESNRASELHFLIKALEKMG, from the coding sequence GTGGCCAGCCTGCTCGGAGCCACGCCCGCCACAGCATCGGACGACCCCAGCGCAGTCGACTTTCGCGGCCAAGTGGTAGAGCTGTGGGAAGCGGGTGGTGCAGGGACCAAGGAAGAGGCAGAAAAGGCACTGCTGGGGTCCGACGAGGACATCAAGCGGTTCCTCACCGACGTGCCTACCATCCAGGTCGTTGATGACCGAGTAGCGGTCAGCCGGATCATCAATGTGGGTGGCACTGGGGTCCGCACGGCGGCCAAGAAGGCCCTCGCGTCCAAGAACCCGGATGATGTGGCCGCGTTCCTACGGGATGGCTGGAAAGCCCCGTTCGAGACAGACCAGCGCGCCGAGGTGTCGCGGATCATCAACTTCGGTGGCACCGGCGTCAAGGACGCGGGCAAGGCTGCCCTGGAGGGCAGCCAGGAGGACGTGGCCAAGTTCCTGGCCGACGGTCAGTACGACGCCAGGAAGATCGACAACCGGGTCAAGGTCTCCAAGCTCATCAACTCCGGTGGCCCCGCCATGAAGGCAGCCGGGAAGGTCGCGCTTCAGGGCAGCCCGGAAGACGTGGTCGAGTTCCTGGAGATCGGCCAGTTCACGGCACGCAACCGCGACCAGGAACGCGCCTCGATCGCGCAGCTCAACGAGCAGGCAATCCAGGCCGGGCAGCAGGCGGAGGAGGCGACACAGGCTGCCCAGGAAGCCTCGGCCAAGGCGGTCGCCGCCTCCGAGCTGGCCATGACGGCAGCGAAGACAGCTGCGGACGAAACGAAGGAAGCCAAGGCAGAGGCCAAGATGGCCGCCGCCAAGGCCAAGCAGGCCGCGGCTGCCGCCAAGGCCGCAGCCGCGGCCGCGCAGACGGCGATCGACGCAGCCAACGCCGCCAACCGCTCTGCCCGCGTCGCCGCCCTCGCGGCCGCCCAGACCGCGAGCGCCGCAGCCGCAGCCGCCAACGCCGCCGACGACGCTTACAACGCTTCGCTCGCCGCACTCGGCGACAAGAGCAAGGCTGAAGCGGCCAAGAACTACGCCCAGAACGCCCGCAAGGCGGCCGCTCTCGCCACGACCTCGGCAGCCGCTGCCGAGCAGGCCGGAAAGGCATCTGTCGCAGCCGGTGCGGCTGCGAAGGCCTCGGCGGATGCTGGTGCCAACGCCGATGCCGCCGCGGCCTCGGCGGACGAGGCCAACGCCTCGGCCGAAGCAGCGGGTATCCATTCCGGCGAGGCCCAGGCCGCAGCCGCCGAGACCCGCCGCCACGCCCGTGAGGCCAACCGTGCCGCCGCTGCCGCCCAGGCCCTGGCCAACAAGTCCGCCGAAGCCGCCTTTGAGGCCCGCGACCACGCCAAGAAGGCCGCCGCTCACGCGGAGAAGGCCGCGGACGCCGCGGAAGACGCGGCCAAGTACGCGGGCGACGCAACCAAGCTGGCCACCGAGGCGGGCACACAGGCTGCCAAGGCGAAGGAAGCAGCCGACGACGCCAGCGCCGCCGTCGCCTCGGCCAAGAAGCTCTTCGCGATCGCCCGAGACACCGAGGCCGAAGACCTCACCGCCCGCAACCACGCAGCCGTCGAGCGCGCCAAGTCCAACAAGGCTGCCAGCGACGAGTTCACCAAGCAGCTCGCCCAGGTCGCCCTCGAAGACACCAACATCACCAACGACGCGGCCGCACTCGCCGCCGACGCTGACAAGGCTGGCGCCGACACCAAGGACATTGCGGCCAAGGGCCGCGCGGTCGCGCTGCGCGCGCTCAAGCACTACGGCTCCTGGCGCCAGGAAGCAGCCGCCCGGGCCCTGTCCGGCGAAGACGCCGACGTTCTTGAGTACTTGCGGACCGGGATCACAAAGGCGGCGGCGGACGAGGTACGCCAGCAGGTCACGGACCTCGCCTCCAACAGCCCCTACGAGACGGTGCGCGCAGGCGCGACCGAGGCTTTGAAGGGCAGTGACCAGCAGGTCCGCGACTTCTACGCCACCGGCCAGTACGAGGTGGCGGCCATCGACTACCGCGTACTGATCTCAAAGATCAACAACGACGGCGGGCCGAGCGTGAAGGAGGCCTCCAAGGCCGCCCTCGCCGACGGCAGCGCCAAGGCCATGTCCGCCTTCCTCAACAGCGGCCAGTACGAAGCCCGCAACATCGACGAGCGCGTCCTCGCGAGCAAGCTCGTCAACGACGGAGGCCCCGAGGTCAAAGGCGCGGCCCTGGCCGCACTCCAGGGCCCGGCCGACCAGCTCCACTCCTTCATCCAGGCCGGCCAGTACATGGCCGACCGCAAGGACCAGCTCACCAATAACCACGTCGCCCAGGTCCAGCGCCTGATCAACGAGGCCGACGGAGTAGCCGCCACCGCCCAGAAGAACTCCTATCTCGCCGCCCAGGCAGCATTCCTCGCAGGCAACGCGAAGGACAAGGCGAACGCAGCCGCAGCCGAAGCCGACAGGAACGCCAAACGCGCTGCCGACTTCGCAAGCGCCGCTAAGGACTCGGCCGACCAGGCCCAAGCCAGCGCCAACCAGGCCGCCAAGTCCGCCCAGACTGCCCGCAACGCCGCAGACGCCGCAGACCGCGACGCCGCAGACGCCGCCGAATCCGCAGCCCAAGCCGAATTCTCCGCGAGTTACGCTCGTGTATCTGCCAAAGAGGCTGACAGCTCGGCGGCCGACGCACACGCTGCGGCGCTGGCAGCGGGTAAGAGTTCCACCGAAGCCAATACCCTCGCTTCGCAGGCCTGGGCCGACGTGATGAAGAAGCGCCAGGCCGAGGAGGCGGAAGAGCGCCGACTGGCCGAAGAGCAGCGCAAGCAGCAGGAGCAGGGCAAGCGCAAAAAGCACAAGTGCATCCAGTTCATGAGCCGGGACAGCCTCGCTCCCTGCGTGTACAACGAAGACGCCATCATCGTCCAGCCCACCGTCGACATGGGCCTTGCAAAGCTCCTCCTCAAGGGAGGCATGGAAGTCCTCGGCGCCACCGACGTCCTCGACTGTTTCAAGAATCCAAGCCTTGGTAAATGCACCCTCGCTGCAGCTGGCGTGCTGCCCGTCGGCAAGCTCAAGTTGCTGAAGAAGGGTGCAGAAGGAATCGAGGACATCGCTAAGTCTTCTCGCGCCGGGCGGGTCATTAAGTGCGCCACATGCTTCCTTGCTGGAACGAAGATTCTCATGGCGGATGCATCTGCGAAGAGCATCGAATCGGTGAAGATCGGCGACAGGGTTGTATCGACTGACCCTGCAACCGGGAAGACTGAACAGCAGGAAGTGTCTGACCTGATCATCACGGACTATGACAAGAGCTTCAACGAGCTCGACATAGCCACTGATCGCGGAAGCGAACTACTCACCGCCACACAAGAGCACCCCTTCTGGTCCCCGTCGGAAAAGAAGTGGGTGGAGGCCAGCGACCTCCGCGCCGGGATGACCTTGCAGACTGCCGACGGCAGTGCGGCGGCTGTCCAGTCCAACACCCCCTTTACCAAGCGCGCCCGGACCTACAATCTGACAGTTGACAGCCTGCACACCTACTATGTGTTCGCGGGACACACCCCAGTCTTGGTCCACAATGACATCTGTGGAGTCCGCGTATCCTCCATGGCTTCGGACTGGGCCACGAAGGGAGCGCATCTACACGTTGGTTCAGACGAGGTTCGCGTGTTCGCCAACGAGACTGGAATTGGAGGTAAGCCGCTCCGAATGAGCGGCGGATGGGCATCTGACAAGAGCGTGCAGAAGGTCCTGGAAACGCTCAAAAACAGCCGCGAACTCCGCCAGGACCTGATCGCCAAGTCCCGCGCAGCGATGAAAGAGATGAACAGCCACAACTGGGGTAACGAGAGCAACCGCGCAAGCGAACTTCACTTCCTGATCAAGGCACTGGAGAAGATGGGATGA